The Entelurus aequoreus isolate RoL-2023_Sb linkage group LG04, RoL_Eaeq_v1.1, whole genome shotgun sequence nucleotide sequence gtaCAAGCACTACTGGGAACAAGCCATTTtgcgtgtctgtagctttaatgtgcATGTTTGTCCATGCCTGTCTCTCACAGTGTGTGACTACAAGAAGCACTAGTGTTCACTTTATCCAGTGTTTCCACTGTAACTCTACACTTGTCCAAcataatagatgccatatatcacaaacaagtaacaTTAAGGaatgggacaggaggacacaaaccttagcaacactagcatagctatataagctacagtgctaacatcaCGCTCACATTTTAACATCGTGCCAGGTTAGCATAGtcgctgaagaaaaacaaaatgattAAACTTACAGCTCCTTCGTCTGTAGCTGACCGACAGATAGTTGGCAGAGCTCCAGGATTTAAAGTAAGATATGTAGTGAAGCCTGAAGAAACCACCGCTTCAGCACTTTTTCTTtcaaaagtggagcaaacaagtGACAAAGATAATAGATTATTCTGAtgtttggtgctcataaacacACTCTAGGAACATATTATTGATataatatcaatatacatcaatatgcATAGAGGACCTTTAAATGTCCTTTTTAAAACCATGATGTAGTTTCTTTAGTATCTGCTGGAGAGTGATGAAATGGCCAATGATTGAAGCTGTTACTTGGAGATAGGAGTTCCTACTTGCTTTGCAGCTAAACTCCGCCCCggacttttgcttttttttaaacagattttGAGTTACACTTTCTCATTCAAAGGCTGCCTGCTACAAAAAAAAACCTACTCTTAAATCGTTGTGCATGTGCACAGCCACTACCTTGCATGCTAGAAAGCGAATGCTAGTGTTAATGTGTGTAAACCACTGGTGTTATTAACTTGTCATGTTGAAAGGTTTTGTTgcgttagtgcaggggtgtccaaactttttccactgagggccgcacactgaaaaatcaaagcaagcgggggccattttgatattttttttattttaaaaaccaatacaatatatgtatacaaaatatacattaaggcctccactcaggcttgatcccggggaccccaaagggttttggtccaaaaaatatttaaaatgtgtcactattcagtattattatctctagatcaacattaggtcaatctgtcaatataacgtttttaaagatttaagtcgtatgctctttttgtcaaagaaaaccctgtttttttatggaaaaaacacaaaatatgcaatattttcacccaataaaatttttaagaggaatatttcagattatataataattggagccttgaaaaggtcaataactcataacactattgattttaattcattattattttttgagcaatgacacttaaaaacaaatcacgcaaaaattattggggaaccaaaagggtcctactcattaaagtgttaaaaaataaattatacattttttttactgtttacttttaacacaataatctcgagatcaacttcagatctatccgtcaattatacgttgtattgttgtttatgttttttgtttgttcgttttaggcccttctttaaaaaaaaaaaaaaaagctcaattttttatatggcaaacacaaaatatgcaacattttcccaaaaaaatatctcaaagtgcaatatttaatgtgatgtaattggaaccttggataggtaaataattcataataacattgattttgattcgttattattttttaaagaaagaaacagcctgcatggcagctttgtgttattagagtaaacattgcaacattttcttgttacatttcacctgtttggtctttcataccacttttgatgttttaaatttttttaatcgtattttaaaattggccgtggggccattaaaaaatgacctgcgggccgccaATGGCCCCCaggtcgcactttggacatccctgcgtTAGTGTGTCTGTGTCTACGTGTGTGCTTGTCTTTGCCATGCATTGTCTTGCATTGTTTGTCTTATATGTTAGTGACCCCAACTCCGCCTCCTCTCCCTCCCCTCTACACCTTTAGCCAGCACCCATGGGTGTTCCTCTATTTATGGGGAGCCACCCAGGCTACGGCATGGTAAGACCACATATAGTCCTGTCCAGTAATGTCCCTCATAACAATGCGGACATTACCGGAAAGCAAAGGACTTCCCCTTGTTAGGTGTTCCTTCCTTTAAAAGTCATAGCTTGTTTCTTAGTGTCTCATTTTCTTTGTGTCTGTCTCTGTGAAAGCCTGGGGCACCGGGTGTCGGCGCTCCCATGATGCCTAGTATGGTTAGGCCGGGCTTCCCTTCCACCGGTGCCACCCCGGGCAGCCCGGTAACCAATTAATGGATTTGATTACGTGTCAGTCAGTGCGCGTCAGTTGACAATTTTCCATGCATGTGTTCAGATGTCTCCTGGAATAGCCCAGAGCCCCAGAAAGCCTCCTCCACCCAGGAACGCTCTGGATGACCTCAACATCAAGGACTTCATGTAGGCCCGACAAAGACCTTCAAGGTAAACATGGCACTTACAAGACCAAGTACTGTTTTGACCTACATATGCTTTTTAGACCCGAAAGAGTGTCATTAGTGGCGCCCCCTATGTGTTGCGATCAAAAATATTTGGAGATACATGTTCTACAGATATCCTCAAAATGTCATAATCATAAGACATTTTGCTTGATGGAGGCCATGTTTTTCAaacaatcttgctcaaatttgtCCCCTATATCAAGGGCTTTATGACGGGCCGACAAAAACCTTTAAAGGTAAACACTGCCCTTTTAAGTTCAAGTACAGTACTGACTtacttgttatttttttcccatgAAAATTACAGTTTCTCCTATATTCCCGTATGTGTTGTTGTCAAAATATTTGTAGACATGCAAGGATACATGTAATACAGATATCCTCAAAGGGACATTTTCATAAGACAACTGGTCAATGACTTATGGACAATAAGTTGGTAGGGCCCAGCTTGATGGCAGCCACACCATCGCAGataaacaaccattcacactcacattcacacactacaatCTTGCTTAAATTTGTCCCCCAGAAGACATGTACTAAATTTCATGGCAATTTGGCCAAAAACCATAAAGTTGTGTGTGTTTTgtaagctgtgtgagaaattaaaAGTAAGCCCCACCTATAGGAATCAAACAGGGCCACTATGTagtatttgtcagaaaaataatagCACTCTGCTTTACACCCAAAAAGACAGCAGAAATACTTTTTAGGGCTATGTTTACTAACGCCAATGTCTTGCTGCTGCTGTAGGTTGGATTGTTGTGTCTGGAGCTCTGTGGATGTCTGCACTTCCCCACTGCCCCCCACATTAACCATCAGCCCAACGATCCTCGCCCACCTCTAGAGGCTGCAACCCCTCAAAAACTCCCCCGCCCATCATGATGTACTGTTGTAGCACAACTGTGAATGTGAACCATAGATACAGAAAAAacttgtgtgtgtgggtgtgtgtgtaaaTCAGTGTTAATCTTTACTTAATATATACTATGAGGGGGAgggaaaaaatgtgtatttagatTCCTTCTGGACTTCTGCATACAAGCTGACTTGGACTGGATTTTTTGTGCATTTGGGGGACAAGGACtgtgttgttaattaaatgtggaCTGTGTTTCGATGTGTGTACCTTCACTGGCCAACAATACCCCCTACTCTTTTATCGTCTAACTTTCTTGTCCCAACTAATACTGAGCTATCCTCGTTGACCCAACTAACACTGAGCGatgtttgtgtcatggttgtaCCTCCAGTATGTCCGCTAAGCCCTCCATGCTCCTAATTggtaacaaaaatacatgcaaATACGACTTTATCTACTGTGTTCTTTCTTTTTCTTAGAACTCAAATTAACATATGCATTCGAGACTATGTTTAAGACAGtctacatattttatttattttgatgatGAAAAAATACCATATATTTTAGTTACATATTGAGGGAGAAGCATgacttttgaaaataaaaaaactatcAGTCTGGTACAGTCAGTACagtattgaataaaaacattattgtgtggcgccctctgctggtgtgGATGCATGGAGACAGGTCCGGCCTTCCTTCATTTTTGGTCTCCAAAAGGTTTTTTGAGACATGCTTGCATCGATGCATGCAATTGGACGCCGTGCGGTACATTTGTTGACTGGGAAGACTCACTGTAAAGCCCTCATGTATACATATGCTGGATGTTCTTCTGTGTTGTTTATTTCCCAAAAAAGTGACTGCATCTTAATCTCATTGTGGCATTTAACGTGTTGAAAAGGAAAATAAAGACGACAATGACATTTACATACAAACAGAATGTGGATAAATGTTTGCTCAGTATTTTCTGTGACAGCTGTGTAGTTTTTCTGAGATTGGCCACcccacttccttccttcctccctccctgttCAATTTGCATGTGAGTCTCTCATATGAGAtgcaataaaatacaaatacactGACACCAACTACCCTCACGGCTCCTCACTTATCTGCATACAGTCTTTTCCGTTGGTTGATGAAACATTGCCATCGGTTAACTCCTATGACCCGGAACGTGTTGAATACTAAACACTATGTTGACCCATTCAGCATAGTTTTAATAGAGCATGACCAGAGTTTGACCAAAGTTTTAACACATTATGGGAACATTGGTAAAACACAGTGAAAGGTCTAAGACCAATGACCAATATTTGCAATAGTTTTAAGAATGCTTTTACACGGGTACGCTTTGGTGCGTTTGAATTCAACTCTAGTTTACCCCCCTGAACCCGCTTGGAGACATGGGGCTTTGAGCTGtgcaacaaaataaagaaatagacAGGTGTAAATTCAGTGGTGCACAACAACGGAACTCCATACACATTATTTCCGTACAGTGTACTGTTAAACCTAAAAGCGAAAAATAGGAGATACGGAAATCTGCTTGTAATTTGGCTACATTTGTCCAATATCATTTTTGGAGGAGACCAAAATCCTGACCAATCATCGTACTGTATGACTATTCAAAAGTGACAATTGGTCTTTTGTTTCTGCAAGTACACTTAAACTTACGATGCTTTACCATAGAGGTCTGACAAACTGACCAGGGCTGGAGAAAGAGAACAAAAGTTAAAAGCAGCCAGAGTAGTCTATAATTTGTGTGaaaaaaaatagacaaaattgGTTTCACAAGAAgtcctttaaaactgtcattcaaACGGCCTTGCAGTGACTCAGGTCTCCATGGATCCAGTGGCAGATCTGGGCGTATTTTACAGGAGTTATCCTCACTGCCACATTAAAGTCCCTCTGCTCGCCGTCATCCACCTTCACCCACTGATGGCCAGAGAACACCCCAATCACCTTCCGCTGCCACTTCCCTTTTCCACCGTCTTGTCTCAAGCGAATGTAAACACCGGCTCCCGTGGCACCCTGCCGAGCGTCACAATGCTGGTACATCAAATCGTCTGACTCCTTGGCCACCGAGCAAAAGCGGTAGACCACCTTCTCACCCCCAAGGCTGGCCAGCAGATTTTTGTCATCGTCGTAGCCTGAAAAGTGGATCCGGGatgggaggagggtggggggcgCCACACCGATCTCCATGTACTTCTGTTTGACAGGTCGTTTGAGCTCCAGGAGAGCGTAGTTGTAGTCGGCAGCCAAGGAAGCAGTGGAGTTCTTGGAGTGCATCCAACCTTGAGGGATGTGCGTTTGCTTGATTCGTGTCCAGCGAAAGACAGGCTTCCTCTTTAGGCGACTGACTCTTGTCCTCCTTTGCCCCCTTTTTACCACGCCGCCTTGTTGCCCTCTGACTAAATCTCCATCAATGCTACGCTGCTTTTCTTCATTCTCCATTTTATTCCTGTTTCCTTTCATAGCAGTCCTCGGTCGCCTCCTTCTTCTCCTACCCCCACTTATATTTCTGAGTTGTAGCACTCCTACTTTTAGCTTTCGAGCACCATCCAGGTAAAAGCTGCCATCATGGATGCAGTGAgccgccgtcagcacatgctttGGGGAGACTAGGACCCCTGAACAGCCGGTGGACAAGCGCACAGAGGTGGAGAAGGGGTAGTTGGTGATGAACTGTGAGTCTGCAATGACAAAACGTCCATCGGGTCCATAAACCTGCCGCTTCCGGCGAGCTGGAACGTTCTCAGGTGGTCTCATAGGGTTGAAACCCTGCAGTATGACATCAGTGCGTGTACACGTGCCATTCTCGTACATGGTTTCGTAGCCTAGAATCCTCTCTTGTTCGTTCGTAGTTAAGTCCGGTAGGCGTCTTTGACATTCTATCCCGCATAGTGTCTCCACAGCGTTTCCATCTGCATCCTGCTTTGGGGTTCTGAACAAAGTTTTTGTTTGAAGTTCAGTGTGTCGATCCATTAGCATTGGAAGGTTCTGCTTGGTCCATTTGTGCAAATCGCTGCTTGCTGGATAGAAAGCCGCACAAAGCAGTAGACAAATAAGTTCTAGGAAACCCATAGCTGGAAAAAAGATAAACTAAATGATAAATAGGGCAAGGGGACAAGAATACAGAGAAATAACCCACATTGAGCATTAAAATCAAAAAATCATAATGGCTGCAACTACCGGTACAATGAAGATtgcatttgttttgtttctttaagTTCTGACAACAAACCTAATCTGTTCTGTTAGCGTCAATCATTGTTGTTACATTTTATGGATACATAACGTACACAAATAAACTTCCAGCAGTGTTTCATTGCACTCCTAGCAGAAGGGTCTGAACATTCAGATTAGCCAGGTTTACGGAATTCAGCACAACTCTGATGATGAAACATGACGTTGCTAGAAACATGCAGTTATGACAAAGTGCTGCTTTTAAACCATAGCCAGAAGATGCTGCCAAAATCAACATTGAAGCCCTCACCAAGGGAGCAAGCCTGTCTGCATTAACAATACTATCAATATGTAATACATGTGCAGAACAGCAAATCAACCTAATAATATAcgcaaataaataaaacataacagaactaaaatacatttaaccATTATGCAGTTTATGACGACAAATTAGGCATCATCAACATATGTACAAAACACCTAAAAGCTGAAATTCAGCAAAGACGCTTAATGCAAAAGGGTCAAGATTCAAAACCTACCTTGAATGCGCACAAACAGGATCCAGTAAAAGTTCCTACAACTTAAAAGACGCGTGGTTCAGCAGTTCCATCCCAATAGATATCCACTGTGCATCCCACAGTGATGAGGGGGTGGGAACAGTGGTGTTTGGAGGGGTAGGCTGCAAGTTGCTGAATGTTGATCACATACGGACATCACATTTTGGGTCCACATGGAAATAAGTCTTGATATTTTGGGgagaataaacacattttgtaCACTGAAAGTGATGTTTCTTCAGGTTGTAATATTTCATTAATTTGGTGGCAATTTAACTTTGTTATACATTTAGTTTGTTCTATTTATCAGACATGCTGATGCAGAGGGGACATGAGTGGTTTTCATGTAACACTATGGTATACCAAAGGAGGCAACAGAGGGCCAGCCATGAAGTTGGCTTTTAATATTTCCTTCTTTTTTAATTTGATATTAGACCAAAATAGAGTTGGAGCATTTGTGGTTGAAAGTGTATTTTATTTCCCACGGAAGTGTTTGTGAATCATGATTAACGATCATGTTTGACACTAACCGCTGTTTCCCCTCAAATCCACTGAGTGTTGACTACAACAACCAAAAATGTTCAAATCAGAACGTCTGGTGAACATTTACACAGCAGGCTTCCTGTTTATTGTATACTTTAGCAACCCATTTTAGTGATTGCCATCTTATATTGTCTGGTGTGTGTTTTGTTATCATATTAGAAAATATTTATCGCCAGGTTATCGCCGGATTATTATGTGGTTGATTGTTGTCCCTCCGCAGTCATGAGGAAAACTAAATTAATGAAAAGACAGGATGAAAAGATTGAATAAATGTTTTGGTTGGAGCACATCCAGCAGACGAAATGagaaatgtgtgtttgtgttgctttgACAGAAAGAGATGAACAAACAGGGGAGGAGGAAGACAGGATCTGACCTTATAATGCATGCACATGGACTATATTCAGCTCGACAGCTATTGAGCAAGTCTGTTAGCCATCATCCATCTGTCTAGCTTGCTATCATTCATCCATCTAGGCagctataatttactatgtatCTACAGTGTATAAATAATATGATGTGTGGCTGAACAGTACTGTAGTTTTGTATCACTGTTCCAGCCCTCAGCTGCAGAggaaacaacaacattcatggtTTTGACTGGTCTAGACGACAGCTAATACAAAGAAAACAGATAGATAGGTCAACACTGACTGCTACTCTTTTTTTGTGACTCACTCTTGCCTGCAGCTCCTCCGGGTTCCTTTAAAGCTCCTCTCCTTGATGCTTGAAGACGTGTAACAGAGTAATATAGTTCATTGTCTATATGGTATTATCTTGACACTTGGTCAACAAAGGGGAGCGCTTCTGTAGCTGAAATATTACAAATCATTCAGATAGAAGGGCAAATAATCAATGTAAACCTTTCTTTAGAATgaactaacatgctaacttgaCATCATGCTATTATTCCATCAGCATGGGGAGGATTTTTTATTGAATTGTTTTGTATCATTGCCTTGTGTAGCTCGGAAGTGTTTGTTGCTGTTGGTCTAGCTGCATTATTGTATGCATACGTGTGTGGTCCTTCAATTATGTTTACAGCCTTTTGTGTCCTGTGTTTTTTCCAAGTCATGTAGTGATGATAACCGCCATCGTCCAACACTTCATTAAAGGACGTGTAGATATACCCGATACAAAACAATTGCCGAAGTGAAAACAGCTGTGTCTAACTGGGGATGGTCACATGAGATCTACGATTCAATGTTGCTGCGGGCCAACTGTAATGAATTGACACTTTAAATGGAACCTAATAGATATACagcctatatgtatatatatacacatatactgtatttattcatacatgtatatatatatatattcatatagtatatatatacatatatacatacatacatatatatacatacatacatatatacatatgtatatatatatatatgtatataaatttatatacagtatatgtatatgtatgtatatttatacaagcTTATTACTTGTATTCGTACTGAAAGCATTTACCTATACTGCCATTCAGACTGTGAGACCACATAGGAGTGTTCACAGTGTTTGGGAATCTAGCAGAAAAGTCCTCTCTATCTTGAGAGACATAAGGATATTATTTGGCCAACTTCATTCTGAAAGCACATGGACGAACAcgacgcttccaaacatttctgCGTCCATTTGGAAGAAACTAACCCACTTTAAACAGGATGcatttagttttttgttctagCTTTGTAAGTACGGTGTATGAGATTATACCCACTACATAAGTTACTAAAGGTACACAATTTAAGTAAAAAATACACTAAAAGTGTAGTAACATAAGAATAATGCAGCCATATAACAATCAGGAGGCAACCTTATTTTTACTAGTAACTAGTTGtaacacatgaaacatgtttctTGTTGTAAAATAGAAACAAATCTCATATATCTGAGTGATATTTTCATTATTTCCGTAAGATTCCCCCAactacacaaaaaataaataaagtatacatatatattttgaaattattattacaataagCTTTAAGTTTATTTCGTATAAAACTACAAGAGTTTAGATTTTTGTTTTCTTACCAGCAATAGATTTCATTAGATTTTGCAGTTGTGCCAAATAATTTGTCTAAAATAACTCACCTATGAGGACATCTTACATTAACATCTACTGTACATGAGTTGTATTGAAATGATGGATTAGAAAACTAGCATAAAACTGCAGGATTGATTTATTGGCGCAGACAAAAAAGAAGGATTGGGCCAAACAACGAGCAGCTGCTGAGCTCAATTCTCAAATTCTAGCGTTCCTATGGTCGAATTTGGCCAAATCTGCCAAGAGGAAATGTGTGAGGAATGTTGCAACACTGCTGTGATGTTGCATTGCACTGTTGCATTGTCTGCCTTGAATGTAACCTTGGCTAGTTTGTGTGACCTTTTTTGTTTCAAATTgtttcttatgtctgtacagcactttggcaaactggggttgtttttaaacGTGCTGCATAAAAGAGTAAACTAAATGAATAAACTGAACAGTTTAGCATGTATACGAGTGATGACATAGTCCATCTGGAtgcactgtacacacacacacatctttcaTGATGGCGCCCTAAACAGGAAGAGTTTGTGATTATAAACTTGCAGCAATTATTTATGATACAACGGCAAAGAATGCAGTCTGATAAATAATTTTGATAACACACACGACATAAGGCCAGGAATGAACGTCTCAATGAACTGTACTCCCTTTTCGCACAAATCTGTGGCacgtaaaacaatatcaataatctACAAAGAGATTACAACCTCcaaaatgtaaacacacacacacacgaacagacGCCGATTCCAAGGCATTTGTTTCCACTTTTGCATCCTTTTTGAACATTAATCATGGGCGGGGTGTCAAAACAAAGATGGCTACTTTAGTGTAtctcaagggtccccaaactttttgacccgggggccatgTTGGGTTAAAAGAATTTAGATGGGGGTCGGACTATCTGTATATCTGTATATCTATTCCCCTCCTGCcccggtccggctgcgccaaacactaaatatattcagctgggataggctccagcacccccgcgaccccgagagggacaagtggtagaaaatggatgggggtGAATGgggaaacatttaataaagtaaaatacaaataaagtaacAACTAGAATCCcacacttatcttttgtaaagtaaatatctcCAGCAGATATTGTTACAACCATTTTTTGTTCAATATTTGGGTGTTTTTCCTTTGTTTttggtttcacttcctgttctgcgctcttatttagatttcacttcctgttttttttgtattctgtTGCAGTAGTTTCTGAGCGCTTCCCTCCTCCCCTGCGGGTTGTTTGTATTGATTATCTCACCTGGTTTTTGACGGAttcatatatccacatttatccataattttgtgttacttattaattttcatagtcatattacatatagctaatgttccatattgtactctttgcttttctaatcatctcatgacaaagtgcttgcactggggaTGGCCTTGGGGTGGAAGGCAGAGAGAAGGAATCCTCCTTGCTTCCCTTCAGGCTGACTCTAGATAAGGagcacaatgagcatgtgtttgaggtgagacaagtgagggcgggggggggggggggggggcgggggatattgaagaggagagtgttTTACGGGAGGtggtcagatcaacttgggctatgcatttgtatgtgttgttcgaggctggtctctattctcaaatatttgaaaataaattacaaaatacctatcctgtgtttggtggtacatttgagttcagtttatatgtcatctaaggaacttgggactgaccagcgttttacatcccatttggaggaacatctggtcaaacgcaacaatttgggggctcgtccgggatgacacgctgacaattggaccttcttttgcaatcttctggacagactcacatggccaaaacataattcaaggtaagcagaacctttctttttagataaaatctgcattaggagtctgtcctgaggtctgtaagtcaaacacagaattgtaccccagacacagagtggtgattttgatagattgattgcattttgattgattgattgcattttgatagattggttgcattttgccgtagccaccattgcataaaagttgtgaataccactcacgtcattgtgtcaagattatcgtgacgggctgcttcactgacgagtaagcaaatagtaacgggttagagttagaggctctagctgcgtattgtacaataaattgcacgggttagagttagaggctctagctgcgtattgtacgataaattgcacgggttagagttagaggctctagctgcgtattgtacgataaatctcaggggttcgaggcccctgaaaaaaaaatggacacaatggccaaggagtgtgacagacaagaatgtgatggcggctggggaaaatgtgattaatcattactgtgtaatgatcaattgaatggacggttgtcgacaatggaactagcaggtagagaaaaaaaaaagaaaaaaagaaaaaaaaaaggagaacgttccttgaaagggttaagagggagtttataatactcgaaaagtcgtgaactcaaacgtctggtaaaaaaaaaaaaaagtaactggaagttttatagtaaagtgaaacgcagagagtgtgctgctgagtgtgagtgtgtgtgtgcgggagtgcttacgcgtgcttgtgtgtgtgtgtgctgctgagtgtgtgtgtgtgtgtgtgtgtgtgcgggagtgcttacgcgtgctcgtgtgtgtgtgtgctgctgagtgtgtgcgtgtgcgggagtgcttacgcgtgctcgtgtgtgtgtgtgctgctgagtgtgtttgtgtgtgtgtgtgtgtgtgcgtgcgctggtgaaaatggaacacagggt carries:
- the LOC133648558 gene encoding inactive serine protease 35-like isoform X1, producing the protein MGFLELICLLLCAAFYPASSDLHKWTKQNLPMLMDRHTELQTKTLFRTPKQDADGNAVETLCGIECQRRLPDLTTNEQERILGYETMYENGTCTRTDVILQGFNPMRPPENVPARRKRQVYGPDGRFVIADSQFITNYPFSTSVRLSTGCSGVLVSPKHVLTAAHCIHDGSFYLDGARKLKVGVLQLRNISGGRRRRRRPRTAMKGNRNKMENEEKQRSIDGDLVRGQQGGVVKRGQRRTRVSRLKRKPVFRWTRIKQTHIPQGWMHSKNSTASLAADYNYALLELKRPVKQKYMEIGVAPPTLLPSRIHFSGYDDDKNLLASLGGEKVVYRFCSVAKESDDLMYQHCDARQGATGAGVYIRLRQDGGKGKWQRKVIGVFSGHQWVKVDDGEQRDFNVAVRITPVKYAQICHWIHGDLSHCKAV
- the LOC133648558 gene encoding inactive serine protease 35-like isoform X2, with amino-acid sequence MLMDRHTELQTKTLFRTPKQDADGNAVETLCGIECQRRLPDLTTNEQERILGYETMYENGTCTRTDVILQGFNPMRPPENVPARRKRQVYGPDGRFVIADSQFITNYPFSTSVRLSTGCSGVLVSPKHVLTAAHCIHDGSFYLDGARKLKVGVLQLRNISGGRRRRRRPRTAMKGNRNKMENEEKQRSIDGDLVRGQQGGVVKRGQRRTRVSRLKRKPVFRWTRIKQTHIPQGWMHSKNSTASLAADYNYALLELKRPVKQKYMEIGVAPPTLLPSRIHFSGYDDDKNLLASLGGEKVVYRFCSVAKESDDLMYQHCDARQGATGAGVYIRLRQDGGKGKWQRKVIGVFSGHQWVKVDDGEQRDFNVAVRITPVKYAQICHWIHGDLSHCKAV